AGATGACGTCTTCTGTGTGCTTCACTTCCGTGCCGAACTGGTACACGTTGTTTGTTGCCGTCCACCCTCGCTGAtggaagggaagaaaaaaaaaaaacaagatgttaGGTTACGTGGAGCATTTCCTGTCATACCCGAGTCGTGCGTGCAAATTTAACAGCACTAAAGACCAGCTGcaacaaagcttttctttggctaAATGGGTGATAAATAGTAATACAGTGGAACCCAATTTATACGTTCCTCGCTGTTGCATTTTCCTGGCTGCTATGTCACGTTTCCGTAATCCTGACCTAAATCCCATTGACTTCCACATATGTTCCTGTTCGATATGCCGCCATTCCACAAATTTCCCGGATATTTTGTTGTGTTTATGCAATAAGTGTATAAATTGCACAAGCCAAGCACTGCACAAGCATATCGGGAGAAAACATGCACAGGGCAGCTGGCGAACACCTCAAAAAAGTGTGCGTCGATTTAAAACCTACCAGAAACCGTGCACAATGATTCAAATCCACCAAGCTCAGGGCTACATTTATTTTGGGACCGGCAAGGTCTTACATGTGTTGCATAATCGCCGGTTCTGTTTAGTCAGCTTAGCCACACTAGAGTTGTGTTATGCAGTGAAAGCACATCaagagtggaaaggggccactgccACAGAACAtcatatgcacacacacatgcatgccgTCCCTTGTCACAATACGAGTGTCGAGGAATCTAGTAAGCGTACTGGCAGCTATTCAGAGCTGTTACAGACGTTGTGGCGATTTGCAGCCTTTCTCATCGTTACATTTTCCCAGCTGTTATATTCTTTCCCGGCTGTTTCTTTAAAAACGTATCAGtcaggttctactgtatataccATTGAAGCAATCCTGGCAAAGTTGCAGGGCTGGTAATGGTTTTTCACTGCAGTCGGCCTTGTGCTGATTTAGGATATATTCAGTAACAAATATAGTAGTAATCTATTTGTTCAACAACAGAAAGTAATCTTTACCAGCAGAAACTATTTAGCCTACTGAAAGGTAACTTATGGAAGCAAACACTAAAAACAATGACACCAACCAGAGCAAGCATGCTTGCAGCCTCTTCAGTTTGCTCACTGTCGTAATTTACAATACAGTGAAACATTGTTAagccgtacccgcttaaacagtagtttcttttaaaaagtagtaaagtcaaatcctcaAGTCAGGAGCCACggaacataatgcattttgtatctgcataaaccgtaccagcttattgcgtatgtatTGGTTAACACATATTGTTTTCACTTCTCGTCGTGCAATCATGGCAGTAGGTCAGCCTAGCAGAACAATGAGCCTCAGAGATCGAAACGGCCTCCAAGCGCAGACGCAGAGGGCGCTATGAAGGGTGATGCCACATCATCATTTCGACGCCATGCCAGAGAGTGTTATGGCCTGTCTTGTCgcgtcgtgcaagctaggacttGCATCTTGCCgaagcttggaaaaaaaaatgagcgccgAGTATAGAACAAAAAAATTGGGCATCatttgtgctatcgaacgtgacgcAAAGAAGTCGGCGCCGGCACACAAGAGGGATCTACCactgactacagtgtgtggcatttggaatgcgaaggagaAGCTGCTTGGCAGGCAACTGCAAAAAGATGTTGGCTATGAGTTTCAACATTTCGCCATCGTTGCCACTGTTATCTGTATTGCtgaagtgtcgcctaacgacagtgatgaggacaacatGGAAAACGACAGCATGGGctattcaggcccgacagtggcagaagctgcgcattacgtcagcctcatgcgagtgtttgccaagaataAGTGGCTGgcggaaaagctggctcacagcttaaGAAAGCTTGAGGCCCATGTCGTCACTTCTAGGCTgccacggcatcaaacgaaaataccAGACTTTTGTCAAGCAAAacgaataccgtatttacacgattgtaagtcgaccactttctttaaatttgaaaatctgaagtggggggtcgacttacaatcgaaaccaaaacatggcaccgccaataAAGCGacaccaacgggagctacaacgtagttacaattctATGTTCGCTCTATGGCCCTAACCGTAGCTTTTTGCTATCCCGCGCGTTTGCTCGCTTTTCGGAAGCGTTTTTCagcatttttgagagttttacagtgcacacaacactcatgacgGGGTgttgatagttgatggaagcaccACTGTTCTATTCGCGGCGGCACcttcagaacggcggcgcttgcggggagcatCGGTAGTTCATGAAAGAGCacacaccgctcgcgggtttccgtgtgcctgttgcgcttagctttctctatagtttGATGAAAGGCATTCGTTTGACGCGTttcacttgactgccggctacgtgctacttctatgcttcctctgtcgtcatgagtgctccaggcccactaatcattcggcactcgttcacagcagcgttcaagaaggctgccatcctttacgccgaagaaacaaatcactgcgcagcgggccgcaagttcgatgtttctgaacaggtggtgtgagagtggcgactgcagtgaagcgaaattttctcctgtgatggcaagtgaggaatttcccacgtgccgaagcctggacgctttccggaactgtaggctaagcttgcggcgtacgtcgctgaaatgtgcgatcggtccctgccagtaaagtgtgacatggtcatgaaacaagcccggatcttcgccttttaaggacctgctccgccacgagtacgagtggctggcggcagaagaccacgaaattacgccaaccggacctgtcaaaagagcctccctgacggctgtgtgtggttgggtgcattcggcgtgggctgctcttccacaagatgtcgtggtgtggtcgtttgccaaatgtgaaattttgcGGGATGACGACAcactgtgggaccgtagcaatgatgacgatggcagcactagtgaagctGAGTAGTCcggtgaccatgccagctactaatcaattttcgttatcgaatgcgccctcgagtatgctctttcttttttatgtcatgcgatatgggggggtcgacttacaatcgtgtaaatacggtacatgttGGATGTTTATTGCCCTTCCGCACTTTGAGAGTTCTGTTTCTGACAGGTAGGTGGGCGATCTCACGCTATTTCCGTTGAGCAGCACTACcgtttagtaaatactttttccgagcaccagccaactacggtttactGAGGGTTAATTGTATTGAAGGCATTTCAAAATTCTACCTGTGCAATAAGCGGCTAAGTTTTTGGAAGCCAGGTTGGCTTGTGAGTAACTTCAGTAGTACGTCACAATCATTTTTGTAGAGTTCAAACCATCATAGTGGATGAACAGGAAAGATATGAAGGTAAGATTTGGAAAAGAGCGCGTTGTAAATACCAAGCTCATTGAGACACCAGCGATCGTGAACAACCCGCTTCATCTGGGACACCCCAGGACCACTTTAACTGCACACACTACAAGCTATGGCAGTTGTTGGATTTCCCTCTCGGCAAAAGGAATATCTCATTGCACAAGCGGAAACATCGGTTCACGCTAGATCCTTGGCTATGCACAGTGTAGTGGTGCCATCTGTTGTAAAACATGTGAATAGACAACTGCGAAtgattatgagaaaaaaaaaacgagatggaCAAATTTCGGAAGTAGTTGTCTCGGCATTTatcatttgaaaaaaagaacCTATCTGTAGCGAACTTTGTTCCGCAGTGGCTTCCCAGCATTGCACGGCTGCTTCTTGAACCAAATGACATAGCTCAGCGAACGGAAACAAAAACGGTCAACTCCGCTCCTTCTGAAACCATGTACATaggtgtagcaaaaaaaaaaaaaggaaaatgtggTAGCGGGGTGAGGAGGAGGCACCTTGCTGGCGTAGACGTCGGTCAGCTGGGGCGAGTCAAGGAAGAGCATGCGGGTGACCTCCGGGCTGGAGATGCGTTCGTAGGCCTTCTCGATGCAGCGCGCGATCTCGTCCCGCACCGTGTCCAGCAGGATGTCCATGAAGAAGCTGTAGCTCGCCGCTGGTACGTTACCCTTCGACAGGAACACCTGCGTCCACCACAGAGGCACCGGGGTAACCCTAATGGAATCGCTTCATCACCTTTTTCTCCCTGCTTGAACTGCATCGTtaatttctgttttctttgcaaAATCAGAACTCGAtgcttatttctttatatatgataTCTTTAATCAGAAAATTTATTccggggttttaagtgccaaaaccatgacccgactatgaggcacgccgtagtggggaacttcggattaatttagaccgtgcgaggttctttaacgcacacTTAAATCTAAAGTACACAAGTATTTTTGCAATCAgctctcatcaaaatgcggcagcCCCGGCCGGAAATCATACCTGCCACCTCCTGTTTAGGAGTGTAATGCcccagccactaagccaccacagtTTACTTGTTTTTCAATCCACAATACAATATTTTTCGTTCTTTATGGGAGAGGGGGTCCAGCATTGACACTTGTTTTTGATATGCACGTTGCTACCTGTACATCTATGATTTCATATTGTGgtcaccccctccccctttaTTATGCCTTGGCGGGGCTGAGGGTACTGCAATACATTAAAGAGGCCTCTTGTCATCCCAGAGAGCACAAAGTCAGGGCATTTCGCTCAAGCTGTTAAAGGCAAAATAACCTTCGGCTGGTCACCGTTACAAGGTTCAAACCAGTCCAGTGGGTCTCGGATGATGTAATGAATCTGATGCCCCAGTGAGGTAAAATTTGGGGCTAGCTGTTACACACTAAAAACATTTACATCCTTTCAGACTCAACTTGTTCCCAAACAGTAATTGTCATCAATCTTGCACAGACGCCCTTTATTTAGCAATCTGCACTCACTACTTTCATGTCAGAAACGCTGTCACGCTGATACACGCATGCTGTTTGTGACCTGAAAGTACTGGAAAAACAGCGTTAAAGAGTGTGCAGGCAAATGTAGATGATTATCGTTCGGGGACAAGATAAGCCGTAGAAGGTTACATGACAATACAAGTGTTGCAGCAAAATTGACTGAGACCCAAAACGTGAATCTCACAGTGGAGACAGAAAGACGTGCTTTCTAAACATTAAAATCTAAAAACAGATAGACACATAGCTGCGAACCTATGAATTTTCAAAACTGATAAAAAGCCTGCGGACACGACATCAAAAAGTGCAGTGGTGAGGGGACGAACGAGTAGCACAGACGTTTTTGAAATCTTGACCAGAGCAGCTGCCTTTTGAAGGATACATTTGCACTTTATTAACAATGTTAACGATTAGTTACCTTTAGATGCAGCAAACAAGGAACAGAAAACTTGAAACGTCTACGGCTGACGAGCAACACCTTGTTCTTGGATTACATTGACTTACTCAGCAACTTCGCTGATGCCAATTTTACCTGCTTCAGGGGCCTGTCCATACAAAATTGTGCAGAGCaggtacagccgccctgatttttaataatatagcgcgagcgtcgactgaactgctggtgagcgccttataacggcgataagcgtgcaacaaggcgagagttcgtgcacgagccttgttgccttgttgcactcaccttgttgcacgctcttgttgcacgcttatcgccgttataaggcgctcaccagcagttcagtcgacgctcgcgctatattattaaaaatcagggcggctgtacaccTCTATTGCCCACTCACCATCATACGTCCAACAGAAGTATTTTTAATGGCGAAACCTCCCAACAGAAGGTCCGGGGACCGACGAGTAATCCTTTTTCGAGAATATGACTTTTTATTACTGAAACAACACTTGCGAAATTGTAAAACGAGCTTAAATTTGTAAGCCTTACAAAAAATTTGGGAGAGTTGGTCAGCATGTACTATACAgtagagcacacacacacacacaaaaaagggtaAAGAGGTGCCAACACCTAATaaccaaataaaaaaattaaagtatgggattttacgtgccgaaactatgatcagattatgaggcatgctggagtgggggactccagaaatatggaccacctggagttctttaacgtttgGCTAAATCTAAGCAAACTGGTGCTTTCGCCTtttgcccacatcgaaatgcggccgccgtggccaagatTCGATCCTACGagcccgtgcttagcagcccaacaccatagccactaagcaaccatggggGGTACCTAATAACTAAGGTGACACTGTAAGCAGCAAGCAAGCCAAAAGTAGCACAGCTTCTGGCGATACCGCACCTTGTTGTAGCTGCCCTCCATGAGGAACTGCTCAAGGGAGACCGGGTGGGTGATGTACACGTTGCTCTGGATCTCCTTGGCTGGCAGAAGCTCCAGCTCCTGGGTGCAATAGACAATGGCAGGGTGAATTCCGGCAAGCCACAGTCATGACACAATGCAGACTCATTTTGTCACAGTGTAGATATTTGCACCGTAGTGGGTCCGTGAAGTTGTTCAATACAAACAGATTgacaaaagaaaatgcaaagCGAGTTCTCTCTGTTGCACGTATGCAAACGCGGTTTATAAGACTTCAGAGACATAACTTGAACCAAATATGAATTGGGAACATCTCTAAGCATATAGAGTCACAAATGAGTCTTCAAGGTACGTAATTATACACCATATGATTTGGTGTGGAATTTCGGAGGAGGTCATGGGTGGAATGGTGCAGGTGTAGTGTGGGCTGCTACCCTAGCTGGAGCCAGGCGGCGAGACGACGTAGCAAGACGAGGCATGAACGTAGGCCAGGATCATAGAGGATGTGGTCTGTGCTCCGCTGGTGCCCCGCAGACGTACGCCAGCTTCAGACGTTGAGCCTTAGGCTCAGGAGCACCACGCATCGGCAGGAGCCCGGACCCGTCGTCCAACAGGGTGCTGCTTCCGCCGCCGCTGCCTTCTCTCAGCTTCCTCTCTCACAATGACGCCACTCTCACATTCCTCACTCTTGCCACAAGACTCTTCAAAGATTCTTCTCTTCTTTGACTTCTTCCGGTGCCACTGCACAATCATACTCGTGCCTTCGTCGCCTTTCCTTTACAATGCAGTGTGTGCACATCATGACACATTTGCAAGATTTGTTAACCAGATAGTACACCTCATTCACTATCAAGATTGCTTTGTTGTCTACTGAGCACATACAGCTTTGTCAGTAAAGGCCCTGATTATCAACACAGCAAGCAACATGTCTGTCCCCAATATATGTCAAAAGGGGATACTATAACCATGACTTGAGGAAATACCATACTGCTCACTCAAGTTACCTAAAACAACACGGGACCTTTCAACAGAAACACTCAGAGAAGCAACTGTCTTGTATCCACAACACTGCACACGCTTCGTCACCTACCTAGACAGCTGTGATATGCAGTGTTTCGAAGCATTGAGCCCATGCTTTGAAGTCGTGATGGGTACCCAGGCGATCTGCTGTTAAAGTAAAACACTGCAGTGTGCCCAGCTGTCATCAAACCATCGCATCTTGTGGTTCCAAAACAAAGTTTCGACTGACTAAGCAATGGGAGCAGCGTGCATAACGCTATTATATCAGGCTGAGTACATGTGTCATGATAGTTCAGCAGCAAGAGCAACCACGGCAATAGCACAGCTGTGATGGACAAATGTAACTAATCTACATAAACAGCTAGGAAATCTAAATAAATAAGCCAATGTGCTCGGATAAGCAAATGTGTGTAACACCTGGCAGCAACTGTCTTCAACCCACTCTAAACTGCCTGATGAATTGGAACAAGCGTAACAAAAGGGTAGTTTACACTGTTACATCTGTGGCCACAAATGAACACACAGTGTTCTGACAGCTCACGCCCTTGCACTGTCACCCATAGAATGAAGAGACAGCAGGGATAGGTCGTACACCCACTGTCAGCTGATTTTCTCCGCTATCACGCGAATGCTAGAACCAAAGTGATCCAATGTATGTCATATGTCGTGAGAGCAATTTGTCTGCGATCATGTCCATTGTGTGGAAACAGCTTTACAGGCACTCTAGAGGCAAATAACAAGTCCAAGCTAAAGTAATATATCGTAACACATCTTAGTTGAAAACTGGTAAATCGAAgtccagaaaaagaaaactggagcGTAAAAAGAGTGAGTGCAAGAGAAGTATTGAGAGTGGCAATGGTAAGCATCTCATTCTCTTGTGCTCCGTCTTTTTGCACTACAGTTCGAAATTGTAGTCAACCACGTAATGAAAAAGGAAAAGCTAGCTCCAATGCATTACAACATGCATGAGAATGTTGTTTCCTTTCCCCAATTGTATTGTGCATGACATGTTTGTAACCAAGCATTTTGAGGTTACTATAATTCAACAATCTAGATTAATGCTTGCCTACAGCACCTCTTTATGACAAGATAAGCATTGCTTGCCGCACATGAGGCTAGGCTCACAAGGGCCACACTGGTTTCACACGCACAGGAGACAATGTGCTCACCGTGTGGAATTCGGCCACCCTGTTCTGAGACAGTAGGCAGAGGAGGTTGAGGCCAAGCAACTGGTACTTGTACGTAGACTCGGGCAAGTCGTTCCTGCGAGTGCAACATCAAAACAGAAGTCTTAGACCAAGAAAAAGTTTCACACATGCTGAGCCCACTGCCAATAACTGAATCCCTGAACCATTGCTGACAACCAAATAACTGATAATCACGCAGCTACAGGCACTACACACAAATGAATACAGAGCTTTGTCTATACGGGTGTTTCTTTGGTATTAAGCGATCCTGCTATTGTTATTTCtcccattcttttttcttcttattggCGAAACCTTGGTCATCGCGATGGCGAATGCCGTTTACAGCCACTGCACCCCAATGCCAAGACAACTTACTGATAGTCGAGGTAGTAGCATTTTAACTGGGCCATGTAGCGCTCAAAGGACGGGATGTCCCGCGTCATGACGCTCCACTGCGCGCCAATTTCGAGTATGTCTCCTGCAAAACGAGAAGGCGACAAAAAACCGGCGTCAGGGCGGCTCCGCACGCACAACCAAAGCGACGAAGCAAGCATTCCTGGTGCCAGCTGCGACACGAGTACGCCGCAAAGGACACGACACGGCTTCGTGCAAAACCGCTAAGAGGTCAGACCGCCGCGTGAAAACCGCAGTGACCGCAGCCATCTGTTCATTACAAGACGAGAGTGCGATGACTTGCAGTACGCGTGGTCAGATCTACGCGCCAGCAACTGAGGAAAACGTGCACGCCACGTTAACGGACAGCGGCCGCGAGACAAATGCGGCAGTTCAGGCAGAAATATAGTTTTACAAAACCGCGGCGTCTCACGAAAGTGCTACATACAACGGAAGCCAGCTGACATCACGAGAAAACAGTTAAATGAAACCAAAATGAGACAGAGCAACACTTACGTGCTAAAAGGAgctctttctttgtgacggcgGTGTTTGAAGTGGGCAAGAACGGCAGCTGCGTCAACGTAACCTGCAGCGAAATGACAGAAGAAACGCACGTTGTGTACAGGcgctcagcacagcagccgacGCTCAAGCAGCAGACCACGACGCGCAGACGACGGGAGCGTCGGGTAATGAATGGAGACATTCCCGGCCACGTAGAACCGTGCGCTTACACGGACGCTTCACGGTCGCTACttttgttttttatatatatactacGAGAGAACAAGCACGGTGCCTTCACCGCAGTCATGACATTGCATTTTCCCGGCTTGTGAGCACCTAGGCTTAATTGCCAGTGTTACCGGCACGAAAGGCCTCCTATAATAGCGGGTGACGAGCGACAACGACGCTAAGGACGCTTACCTTTAGCATGGCTAACAAGGCGCCGCATCTCCGGAGGTCGGGGGATTTCTTGCTCCATTCCTGCGTGAGGAGCTGGTAATTTGCGACCAATTCGTCTAACAGCGCCATGTCTGCCGCTATAACAAATTCGGCCTAGATGCACATCGCCGTAGACGTAGCTGTTTCGTACCGACAGTCAATTTACAAGATACGTTGTTTCTGCAGGTTAAGCATAAATAAACGTAAAATTTTTGGCTATATTTTCTTGTATAAATATTTTgtggacttaagatagagtgaAAGAAGATTCATGATTGAACAGGTTGAACCAGCtccagccattttaatccaacCCGAGCACGCCGGAGCTTGTCAACGCGACACAACGCGAGCGTGGGTTTTACGATCCGATTTCACTTTCGGAGGATTTCTCCACGTGTGATATGGATGACCATGTTCTGACGGCGCTGGAGGATCTTAGGCAAGTCTCATTTACTCGTACGGTGCTCTGCCGGCACCACTTTCTTGCACGTCGCTGCTGAGACGCCAGCTCTGTTGCCGATGCCGGGCCGGCACAAATCCACGCCGACATCAATCGTGCATCTGACGCCACCCGTCTATCGCCTCTCTTCTCTCTCGTAATTTCCACTTCCCTCTCGGTTGTTAAGGATAACAACGGCTGTGTTGCGATGTattcgtgcgtgtgtgtttcaCACGCTTTCCATCGTGCGCcgactaaaaaataaaaaataataaaagagacCTTCGCACGGCCTGATGTGCTTACGCGAGCATTGTCTTCGTCGCGTTTCTGTTGCGCCTGGTTATAAACTTTGGTGAACACGATGTGCGTCGCAATATCCTGTTAGTCGTCGAGTTGTGCTTGTATCAAAAGAAAATATTAATCACATCGATCCGGCGTCCAACCGCACGCAGTGTCGCTCTTCGGTCGTTGCTGCCAGAGTCACCGATTGGCTCCCTTAAAGGAAAGAAAATGGAACCTATACAGTAGCAGCTGCTCGTAAACTGAAAGTCAGTCTGTGGTGAAAGCTTTTCTTTGCTAGAAAAAGCGTGCGAACCGCAATCGCACCACTGACACGCGCTGCGGCAACGGCGTGCGCCCCACGGTTTCGGTTAGTTTAGTTTCTGCAGCAGTTGAGCCCGATGCGCCAACAGCTGAGTTCGTAACGCCGCTAGATGTAAGCCTGCAGTGCTCGAGGCAGAGAGCGTGATGCAGCCCAGCGCATGTCGACTAATTGTCTTACTAAAGCTAATCGATTGCCCCGCTGGATTGATTCTTCTTGCCTCTTCTTTTTCAGCgtttggttttggcacgtaaaacgccaatatttattttatttattcagcgTTTTGAGATGATTTTGTTTCTGTCTTCTGCGTCCTAGAATTGTTTACCTGTAAGTGACGCACATTCAGGACAACAGCATTATCAGCTGCGCGACTCTTGTAGTTAGGCAAAATGAGGACTGAGACAACCTAGAACCGCTGTTTCGTCCTCTGGAATTTTCGCAAAGCCCACAAACAGACCCCTCTTCCTGTCATTATGCACCTCTTAAAACAGAAGGGTAGCCTTTGTGTCTGTGCAAGGAAGTTGCCATGCAGACCAtgctcaaataaataaataattttatcTATTTGAACAACGAGACAGAAAAGCAACAGATGAAAGCTGCCATTCAGCAGCTTGATGAGCCCACAGCCCCCATTACAAGTGTTCACAGCAGCACAAAGACACAGATTACatcaaaataaatgcataattaaGATCACATCATTAAAGTAACCAGATAAAACAATAATCACACAATGCTATAGTCGACAAACATGTCATAATGGCAAATATAGTCAAGATCGCCTTAGTCACTGCATCACAATAATTATTTgcgcaacaagaacaacaaaaaaaggctgTGAAATAATGCTCTGAAATAGGAGGATTTCGTGACAATCCTGGTGATTGTAGGCACCACATTGCAAAGTCACCCTTTCTTAAGAAATACATGCGTGACCGTTCCTTCTCACATTCAAGTTCACTTACTCTTATTGCTCTCACATGGTTGTTAAGACCTTTGCCAAAGCCATTTAACTCGTTTAGGCATGGCACTATGGTTAGCCAACACTGGGAGATTATTGCTTAcgatttgttttttgtttatagTACTTGGAGCTTTCATTAGGTTGGGGCTATTTCTTTCTGAGAAGTGCAAGTTGtcaaatcttttttttctgtctctctcttccttgcCTTTGGGTGTTTGTGATTCAGGTATGATGGTCCCTTGGTCAACGATGAGCTGTTTGCGAAGGAGATTGAAGATGCCAAGTCGGTCAAGTTCACAGGGCTCGTGGCCTGGTTATCGACCGAGATCAAATCCCTCTGCAACCTGGAGGACCACGTCAATGCCATCACAGGTGTGCCTTTAGAGCTAGCACTTGCACGTGTAACGCTCGTTAGACGCGTGCGTGCAGACACCGTTGTGATAGCCGTGTTCTCGCACATGCGCTCTGCGGCCCGTGCCAGTTTATAAACAGTGTGAGTTTAGCGTTTGTTGTTTGTACCCTCCCATGGGATTGTGTCTCTCTTGTGCTACCATACTCTAGGGTGTCCATGAACGGATATTAGAGGCGTACCTGCTTTGAGCAAGTTCATTCACACCAGTTCCTGAAGGCGAAATCGGCAACAGCGGAGTCGCTGAAAAAGTCactctgctgctgcttcttgtgGGCTGCATTTACACATAAAGCACTGTTAATAATGTCTGTATTTATCCCACAAGAGGTCTGTTCTTAGAtataaaaagtaaacaaaaaaagagCTGCCCTCCCTCCTTCCCTTTGCTGTCATGGCTGCAGGATTCTAAcaaattttaatgttcacaggttggcaggcatGGTGTTATCCTGTAGAGTGAACGATCCTGTAACATGTTAGGTGCAGTTAGGATTGGTCATACTGCGACAATTGAGGCATACAGTTGAACGCAGGTATAGCAAATTATTGGATATAATAGAGTACATTTAAGCCGTTTGTC
The sequence above is a segment of the Dermacentor variabilis isolate Ectoservices chromosome 7, ASM5094787v1, whole genome shotgun sequence genome. Coding sequences within it:
- the Rpn12 gene encoding regulatory particle non-ATPase 12 → MALLDELVANYQLLTQEWSKKSPDLRRCGALLAMLKVTLTQLPFLPTSNTAVTKKELLLARDILEIGAQWSVMTRDIPSFERYMAQLKCYYLDYQNDLPESTYKYQLLGLNLLCLLSQNRVAEFHTELELLPAKEIQSNVYITHPVSLEQFLMEGSYNKVFLSKGNVPAASYSFFMDILLDTVRDEIARCIEKAYERISSPEVTRMLFLDSPQLTDVYASKRGWTATNNVYQFGTEVKHTEDVISTEDLAIQAIGYARELEMIV